gggttgctcttctcgaggagtatctttgtggcgttctctgtatttcctgaatctgaatgttggtctgccttgctagattggggaagttctcctggatgatatcctgcagagtgttttccaactcggttccattctccccatcactttcaggtacacaaatcagacgtagatttggtcttttcacatagtcccatatttcttggaggctttgttcgtttctttttattctttttttctctaaacttcccttcttgcttcatttcattcatttcatcttccatcactgataccctttcttccagttgatcgcatcggctcctgaggcttctgcattcttcacgtcattcttgagccttggctttcagttccatcagctcctttaagcaacttctctgtattggttattctagttatacattcgtctaattttttttcaaagtttttaacttctttgccattgatttgaatttcttcctgtagctcggtgtagtttgatcgtctgaagccttcttgtctcaactcatcaaagtcattctccatccagctttgttccattgctggtgagcaactgcattcctttggaggaggagaggccctctgctttttagagtttccagtttttgtactctgctttttcccatctttgtggttttatctacttttggtctttgatgatggtgaggtacagatgggtttttggtgtggatgtcctttctgtttgttagttttccttctaacaaacaggaccctcagctgcaggtctgttggagtttgctagaggtccactccagaccctgtttgcctgggtatcagcagtggtggctgcagaacagcggatttttgtgaaccacgaatgctgctgcctgatcgttcctctggaagttttgtctcagaggggtaccgggccgtgtgaggtgtcagtctgcccctactgggggttgcctcccagttaggctgcttgggggtcagggatgcactttaggaggcagtctgcccattctgggagaaccactactctcttcaaagctgtcagacagggacatttaagtctgcagaggttcctgctgtctttttgtttgtctgtgccctgcccccagaggtggagcctacagaggcaggcagcctccttgagctgtggtgggctcctcccagttggagcttcccagctgctttgtttacctaagcaaacctgggcaatggcgggtgcccctcccccagcctcgttgctgccttgcagtttgatctcagactgttgtgctagcaatcagcgagactccatgggcgtaggaccctccatgccaggtgcgggatataatctcctggtgtgccgttttttaatcCCATCGGAAAGGcatagtattagggtgggagtgacctgattttccaggtgccatctgtcacccctttctttgattaggaaagggaactccctgaccccttgcacttcctgagtgaggcagtgcctcgccctgcttcagctcgcacacagtgcactgcacccactgtcctgcacccactgtctggcactccctagtgagatgaacctggtacctcagatggaaatgcagaaatcacccgtcttctgcgtcgctcatgctgggagctgtagacaggagctgttcctattcggccatcttggctccacaccccaattattttctctgcctttttgttccattcaagccctcagtggattggatgatgACCACCCACGCtggtgagggcagatcttctttactcctaatttttttttttttttgagacaaaagtctcactttattgcccaggctggagtccagtggtgcaatcttggctcactgcaacatttacctcctgggttcaagctattttcctgcctcagcctcccgagtagcggaaTTACAGGTacatatcaccatgcctggctaatttttgtatttttagtagagacagggttttaccattttggccaggctggtctcaaactcctgacctcaggtgatccacaggccttgacctcctaaagtgcttggattgtaggcgtgagccacggtatCTGGCCTAAATTACAATTTTGATGACTATCCCTCAAAATGCCAAATGATAAAGTAATGGTCTTCAGCTAAATATTGAAAATCTgcatattaaaaattgaaaatctgCATAGGAAAATTTATAAACGTCGGAGATCCAGCCAGCTGGCAAAATTGATCTTAGCCtacataagacttttttttttttttttttttttttttgagacggagtctcgctctgtcgcccaggctggagtgcagtggcacaatctcggctcactgcaagctccgcctcccgggttcatgccattctcctgcctcagcctctccgagtagctgggactacaggcgcccgccactacgcccggctaattttttgtatttttagtagagacggggtttcaccgtggtctcgagctcctggcctcgtgatccgcccgccttggcctcccaaagtgctgggattacaagcgtgagccaccacgcctggccaatacttttttttttaagtaataaaaagaaatgagaatttgGTTAAATATTATGGTAGAAATTTTCAAGTACCTTAGCTAATATTTAGAGTTTATTGGCTATTTCAAAACACTCCTTTGAGTTTCACTTGGTTCCAAACAACATCTGTGATCCATATCCCTAAAGTCTGCAGAAACATAATATCCACACATTATTTGGTTTCACAATGGAATATTTTGATATTCAGCTATATTAAAGTAATGAGCCCCATTACTAAAATCATCTTAAACAATTTTCCCAGACAAAAAGAATGATTGTGTTTGCGAGTCCTTCTGTTTCTGCCAACCATCTTAAACAGCAACCTATTGTAAATTATAAAGCCCTGCTTAATCACAGCACTGCATTATCCGCAAACTTCCCTAAAATACCTACTTTAGAGTAATTATCAAGCACACTCATTGATAAACAAACACACATTTTGAAAGAATCCTTTGCCAATTTTAACCAATTAAAGATGAAAGCTATGTAACTGCTGAAGGCaaataaaagactttttttcttttgctcttgcCCATAGCAACTAATGACAAtaggcattttaaaatatcaaaagttAGATCCCGAAATCACCCACATTATTAAAATGACTTttgtttaaagtataataaagttCATTAAAATATTGTATGTGAGGATATATGTTTACAAAGTGAAGAATGCCAATATTAATGAGGGCTGGAAGAAATGATCACTCACTAGCCTTCTAAGCCTAatctaatatattattattatttaatagcgTGCCATCATTGACCAAATTGCCAATTTGTTCTGAAATTGTTAGCTAGAAACATGGCACAGTTATATAAGCAAGTTATTATTTCCCAATAAGTTGTTAGCTCCTTAAACCACTTGTTATGAAAATAGTTTGAATTGAACTTGCCAATTCCATAATTTGATGATCACTGAGTTTCCCTTTCACAAAGGTTTAGGCTGGACCTTACATTAAATCAAATTTCCACATGGATGTATCCTTCCACCACCTTCCAACCCCTCATGACCTACCACACACACCCAGGCCCACAGGCACACCATGAACCCTCCCTACTCACCCTACTCACTGGCAGGGCGGGGGggtttagcctttttttttttttttttttttttttgagacaatgtcttgctttgtcacccaggccggagtgcagtggcgctatcttggctcactgaaatcttcacctccccggttcaagcaattctcctgcctcagcctcccgagtagctgggattacaggcgcctaccaccatgcccggctaatttttgtattttcagtagagacagggtttcaccatgttgaccagcctgatctcgaactcatgacctcaagatccaccacctcggcctcccaaagtgctgggattacaggcgtgagccaccacacctggccttagcCTTTTATTGGATGACGTAATTCAGAGAACTTTTAACCTGCTGCCTCTAAAACAAAATGGTTTTGGTTTGGTTCCCATTCATAGCTTGTTTAAAATGCAATTGAAAGGGAACAATCCAGAGAGGGAGGACTCAGTAAAGTTGCCAAAAAAATTCTTCTGTAAATACACTCATTTCTCTGAATTAAGAGCTCAGACCTCACAAGTGAGGAGTATGTGTGTTCATCTTATCTTTGTCTTCAAGTTTGATACTCAGAGCAGCCCACTCTTAAGTGTTATGTGTTTCTACactagaaaaaggaatgaaacagcGTTTACTGGGACTCACCGTGAGCCAGGCATTGAGGGAGATTTCACCCAGGCTTCAGTTAATGAACTCTTCAATAATCCTTTGAGATTGGAATGATTATAACATCCCCCAATTTACAAATAAGGTAACAGACTCAGAAACTAAATTTGATCTTAATAGTAAGTGACCTGGATCTGAATCCAGGGAAAATTAGGTCTGTTTAAGAAAAACTGAATCTGATTTCTGGGCTGGCAGTCTGCTGGGAAGATACAAAATGTTGCCTAAATGGGTCAGTAGGCAGTGGGCATTTTGTAATACCCCGCGCAACGTACAATTAATGAGTATTTGAGTTGACATTTATTCAATATTTGCCTTTCCTGTTTCCTTGTAAGCTCTATGAGAAGATGTAGTTAGTTTCATCTATCGCTCTATTTCCAGTGCTAGCACGTAGGAGGCGTTCGCTAAATATCTTTTGACTATCTAATATGCTCTGCCTCTCCTGCTCATTTTCTCAGAGACATCTAAGCAGATTGGCACAAGGACAGAATAATCCTGGATATACCCACCAACAGACTTCTCTGTCAATTTAATCCTGTGCCTCACCAATGCGCCTTATCTTTTAGAAGCCAACAATAGCCAGCTTTTAGCTAATTGCTTTCAAATCAATTAGGAGTGTTTCCAAGTAGAATAATAATAGATTCAGTCATTATTGAACTGTGACAGTATGCCACGTACTTAAGCGCATACATGCATCTTCTTACACTAGATGTTATTCTCCCAATTTTACGGATTAAAATTTATACTGTGGTGTGGGTACTGTGGCTCAGGAGGACCTGCCAGACCATCTGAAGGACAGCTGTAGCACCGCCCTGGTGCTGTGCTCATTCAAAGACTCCAGCTGCAAGCACAGGTGCCCTAAGCTGGCAATGGCACAGCATGTGGAGGAGAGTGTGAAGCCACATCTGGCCATGATGTGTGCTCTGTTGAGCTGGCAATGGCAGGAGCTGCAGGACCTTCAGCAAGAGCTGGAGGAGCTATCAGTGGGCAGTGATGATGTGCTAATCTGGAAGATTGGCAGCTATGGTCGGCGGCTACAGAAGGCCAAGGCCAAGCTCAACCTTGAGTGCTTCAGCCGAGCCTTCTACACTCATAAGTATGGTTACAAGCTGCAGGTGTCTGCATTCCTCAATGGCAATGGCATTGGCGAGGGCACACACCTCTCACTGTATGTTGGCTTGCTGCCTGGTGCATTTGACAATCTCCTGGAGTGGCCCTTTGCCCTCTGTGTCACCTTCTCCCTGCTGGATCAGAGCGACCCTGGGCTGGCTAAACCACAGCATGTCACTGAGACCTTCCACCCCTGCCTAAACTGGAAGAATTTCCAGAAGCCGGGCACATGGGGGGCTCCCTGGATAAGAGGTCTTCCCAAGTT
The Symphalangus syndactylus isolate Jambi chromosome 7, NHGRI_mSymSyn1-v2.1_pri, whole genome shotgun sequence genome window above contains:
- the LOC129485731 gene encoding TNF receptor-associated factor 4-like, producing VGTVAQEDLPDHLKDSCSTALVLCSFKDSSCKHRCPKLAMAQHVEESVKPHLAMMCALLSWQWQELQDLQQELEELSVGSDDVLIWKIGSYGRRLQKAKAKLNLECFSRAFYTHKYGYKLQVSAFLNGNGIGEGTHLSLYVGLLPGAFDNLLEWPFALCVTFSLLDQSDPGLAKPQHVTETFHPCLNWKNFQKPGTWGAPWIRGLPKFISYQDIRKQKTMYSVGNRSWGHQGLETSDPRACHPS